The stretch of DNA CGCTCCCTATTCCTCAGCAAGTTTGGATGGATATTTCATTAGACTTTATTGGTGGATTACCTAAAGTTAGAGGAAGGGATACCATTCTAGTAGTGGTAGATAGGCTCACTAAGTATGCCCATTTTTTTGCTTTGGGACATCCTTACTCAGCCAAGGATGTAGCTGCGGTGTTTGTGAGAGAAATAGTGAAGCTGCATGGGTTTCCAACCACCATTGTTTCTGACAGAGACCCTTTGTTCTTGAGCCATTTCTGGAAAGAGTTGTTCAAGCTGGCTGgaactcaattaaaaatgagtaCTTCCTATCATCCTCAGTCAGATGGGCAAACTGAGGTAACAAATAGATGTCTAGAAACTTATCTGCGATGCTTTGTAGGTCCTAAGCCTAAGAAGTGGTTAGATGGGTTGCACTGGGCAGAATTTTGGTTTAATTCCAATTACAATAGTTCAGCTGGGATGACTCCTTTTCGTGCCTTATATGGTAGAGACCCTCCTAGTTTACTAAAGGCTGGAGCTATACCTTCTAAAGTAGAAGAAGTCAACAGATTAATGTTTCAGAGGGATGCTATTCTTGAAGAATTGAAGTTGAACTTGACTAAAGCCCAAAACCAAATGAAACAGAATGCAGACAAGCACAGAAGGGTTGTTGAATTTCAGATAGATGATTGGGTCTATCTCAAATTACAGCCCTATAAGTTCAAATCGTTGGCCAATAGACCTTATGCTAAGTTGTCCCCCGCTTCTATGGCCCTTATCAAATTAGTAGCAAGATTGGCCCAGTGGCTTACAAGTTAATCCTCCCTAGTCATGCTAAAATTCACCCGGTCTTTCATGTATCTTTGTTGAAGAAAGCATTGAAGCCACACCAGCAGCCTCAACCACTTCCACCTATGTTAAATGAAGAATTAGAGTTGGAAGTGACCCCAGAAGCCATATTGGATAGCAGAGAGGACAAGCAGGGTTACTTAGAGGTGCTAGTTAAATGGAAAGATCTTCCTCAGCATGAGTGTACCTGGGAATTGGCAGCAAACATTCAAGACAATTTTCCTGATTTCCAACTTGAGGACAAGTTAGTTCTTTTAGGGGGGGGTAGTGATAAGACTAATAGCCCTAAGCCTACTATTAGAAATGTATATCAGAGGGGAAATAGGAGAGTTTGGTTGAAAACTTCCTAATGTAACACATGTCTAAAAGTTAGTTAGGCAGTTAGTGGTTGAAAACTTCCTAATGTAACACGTGTCTAAAAGTTAGTTAGGCAGTTAGGGAATAAATGAACTATAAGAAGGAATAGCTGTTAGAAGTTGAGGCAGTTTTGGGTGTTAACAGAATTTCTGGTTGTGGAACCAGCAAGGTCGTGGGACCTATTGTAACCATTCTTCTtctattcaattcaataaaattctttttgttcttcctagCAGAATCACTCTGATTCTGATTAGGTTGACCGATTCATTGTTCAATTCCCTTTCTTTGTTAATTCCCTTTTTTTAGTAAGTAAACCAAAGTAACCCAAGTACAATCATCAATAAAGGTTACAAAACAACGAACACCTGATCTATTTGGAACACTAGAAGGGCCCCATACATCAATATGAACTAAACGAAATGGGGAAGTACTCATTTGGTTAATAACTGGAAAAGGTACACATTTGTGTTTAGCAAACTCACACTGAAGACTATCTACATCTAAATTTCTTGAAGAGCGAAGGAAACAACTACTTTACGACTCTAAATGAAGGATGACTAAGGCGGCAATGGTACAAAATGACCTTGTCCCTGTTAGTCTTTATTGATTTAGAACAAAAGGACCCAGTGCCACCATAATCCAGTCTCCTTCGCATCACTTCGCGTCACCTATTTTGTCTTCATCGTGGTGCTCGACACTGGTAGGTGTGTGACAGAGGCATGTGTTTGACGAGAATGTCGTGTTGAGTGACGGTGGTCTGTGACGGTTTGAAAGAGTGAAAGCACACATGATTTAGGGTTACCAATGAGTGAGAGAGAGACAGCCAGCTCTTCATGAAAGTTAAAATAGCACATATGTTGcccacaaaataatatatataacgTACCTATACCATCGATGATGAACGTTTCACCAAAAAAATATAGTTGCATATGAATAACTATGTAACTATATGATGTTTGTACCCACAGTTCATAGCAACAGCTGTAGGTATATGTCACTTATACATACAGCTTTATCGTCCGTCACCAAAAACCTCTGTAGCTATATGGCAAATTCCTTGTAGTGGAGTTGCTATTGCTGAGTAGATTTGGAGGAAGATTTTGGTTATTCAAGTAATAAAGACCATTGCATTCTCTAGCATTACGAATCGTCCTCCCCCAGTTCTTGTTCTGAAGGacacaagatttgttataaAATACATTACATGATAGGTCTTGTGTTagtttttgtatggaaattaATCTAGTGGACAATTCAGGAATATGAAGGACATTTATTAGAGTTATAGATGAACTTATTTGCACATCTCCTTGACCTGCTACCATTATAAGGGTACCATCTGCTATGGATATTTTGCGTTGCTAGGACAAGGTGAATAAATGGAGAAGTGTGTAGGTAAAGGTGTTAGGTGGTTAGTGGCTCCAGATTCCAGTATCCAATAATGGTTATAGGGTGTATCTGAAGCATTAAGTCCAAAAGAAAATAGTCATGTATCTGAGTATACTAGAGAACTAGTACCGGTTGGTTTCTCCAACTTATTAAAAAAGGATCTCATCTTCTCTACTGCATCTTCATTGAGTGAGGTCAATCCACTTTTCCTTTCTTTAGCTGTCATATTGTAAGTGTGCTATAATGCTGCAATTACAATAGTGGCCAATGTTTGTAACAGAAAAGTCCGAGCAAAAAAGCCGTGTGAGCTTCAAATGACCCATAAACAAAAATGCTCCAATCGGAAAGTGAACACCCAAAACGGGACGATAAACGGTCGATCTACAATCTTGTTGAAAACGGCGGTGAACAGAGGTCTATAAGGTGGCGCGTGGTGCACACGCGCCGGAGATGACGTCGTGAGTGGGCGTCACGCGTCAGACTGGAAGGCGCGTGGGAGCGCGTGAGTGGGCTGTTGACAGCGGCACTTTGGGTTATAGTCGATCTAATGGTGGCGAGTCTTGTGGTATGGGCGGTGGCGCGAAGTAGGCAGTCAAAGATGGTCAAACAAACGTGAACAGTAGCGGCGTGAATAGTGAACACTTTAGGAATGGCAGCGAATAGGCCAAAAAGAAATCTCATTGCTGCAATGAAGGTGGCTAGGGTTTTAGGAAAAAAAGAAACCGCAATGTAGGTGGTAGGTTATGCGGAAGCAGACTCTCAAAGATCGAGAACTCTGATACCATCTTAAGagaaatgtatttttatttttttattgagtagGCTGACAATACAAGATTACTaagataaataaacaaaatataattagtgCTCCTATACAATCAAGTTCTTATAATTGAgggatattataataataaaaagacaGATTTTGACAAAAATGCACTAACGCACCTACATTTGTTAAAGTTCAACTGGCTGTGACTAGGTGCGGCAAGATCAAACTCCTAATCACTAAGCTATAGAAGTTTTGTAACGTGCCAATGATCAACTATCCTAAACCGCAAAAGTCATGAATGGATTTTATATCTAATCATAAAATCTAGGCCAAACGGGGACTGTGTtttccaattaattcttaagTGATTGAGCTCAAATGATTAATGAGCTTCAATTAATGTCGAATCGATCAGGAGTAACCGAGTTCGAACCATGGGCCGAACTTTGGTTTATCAAGGTCGCTTTCCCCTGAAAACTAAAGGGTTAAGACAAAAGAAGCATACCTTGAAAGAAACATAAAACTTCAAATCATCTAGCTGCTGATTGACCACAAGAATATATTTCTCATTTGCATATAATTTTAGAAGAGCCCCTACCTGCACGCCATTAGTATGACACTAATTATACGATTCCCAAATTTAGAATAAATAACCATTAATTTCTTGATTTCCTTCATTAAACTGTGATAATAGCAGCAATAATGATCCTATACCATAAAATGAGATTTCTCCATGCCATCCATCTTCTCTAAGGGTgaaccaaaaattatttttggctTCATGAACTGTGACCAAGCTAATATATCCTCTTCCCTGTTGCAATCCATGCATCCTGAAATAAATCCATTCGGCATACTGAAAAATCACCTTGAAACGTAATAACTCACAAGAAAGCCGCTGAATATATCTGAATCTAACCTGGAACGGTGGAATGTAAAACATGTGATTTAACCAGTATGCGAGCACGCTTAAGATTTATCtgcaaaaaataattacaaaaaaggtaaataacaaaacaaatcaaTCATAACAGATTTATTTGTACTAGATTCTACATTAGCTCATGCCTTACACGCTTACCGTGTTAAACTGGAGAACTGAAAGTGATTCATAACGTAGCCAAAGATGAAGAAGTCGCACACTCAACCAAGTTGATGAAAGTACAGCATATGATTTTACAAGACCGGGTGTATCCTGCGGTAGAAAGCTAAAAGAATGTAACATGGCAACCAACAGTATCTTGGTGCTGCCACAATAAGAAATAAAGGTATCCTGAAAAATCATGTAGTTTACCAGTATCAATATGCCCAAACCAAGGCCAACCAATTGAGCTACCACTTCCCAAACTTCTTCCTTGAGATATTTCAATGAAACAATTATATGAGgaaaattctttatatttttgaaccaaatgtACATTGGAGAACAttcaacaataataacaatcaaGCCTAATCTCACGAAGTAGAGCCAGCTACATAGAATCAAATAACATTATTACTAGAAAAAGTGTAATTTTTAGTTATGACATAAGAGTATACCTTTGCTGCTACCTCTCCtacatttgatgaaattgcaaAGTGGTTTTGAATCACTCGAAAAGAAGGATCTTTTAGTCCTCTTGCTATAGCCTGTTTTGATGTCAAAGTCAAACCCAGAAAATTACAACCATATGTGAACAACATATTGAGCCATCCATCTGTATACATGAAGTGCACAACTAAAACTGTTTTTAATTACTATGAAGCACATTTATTTTCAGGATGTATGTTCAAAATGAATTTGTTACATCTCTGGTTTTTTTCAATATACCAAAATCATTCTTGAGAATTTCCGGAAAGAGAGCAAAGGACTATTGCATCTGAATGTGAAAACTGCATTATAAAATTTTGGCTCTGTTTCGCAAGGATAAACCGCTACCATGTAGCGGACAAGCTCGTATGATCAAAGTAGAGTTGTTTGGTTCACTATGTACGAgcttagaattttttttatatgctaCTTCAAGTAGCATTTGGTCTTATAGCTTATAGCGTATCacattttcttccatttttacccttatcatcttcaatgaaaaaaataaacattatttaaaaatatctttttacatcattttatatttatcagtcaGTTCAACCGTTAATGTTACCtaataattcaaattcaatctACTAACTTATCTGAGTTCATCCGCTACTGATTTGTAGTCATACCAAGACTCACTAAGCAGGCTTTACAATCATAACATAATATAACAAtcctaaaataatataacaatcCTAACAGTAAGCTAGATCTTTCATACTAACCAACTAACCAAGAACCCTCTAAAACCTTAGCACCTTCTCACAGACAAAGAATATGTCTAGTTCCATGTGTTCAGTAAGATTGAATACCTTAGTAAGATTTCCAAGAGATGCCAAAGGAAGGAAATAGGCAGGATATAACTGGGTTGTCAGATCAAAAATGCTGCATGAGATACCGGTGGGGTAAGGGTTTCTTTAGAGCTATAGTTCATTTGCATATTTCCATAGGAAAACAAGAGTGCATGTTCAGACCTTCCAGCACTGCCAATGAAATCTGCATACATTCTCCATTGCTTCGGATCATCATCGAAAAGATTTCCAAACCGTCCACCTGGAAAAACTAATAACAgtgagttaaaatttaaaagtttagcACACAAATATTTGCTTCCTTAGGGTTTCTTCATGAATTCCCAGACCAATGAATAAGCGCCCGACAGCTCCAATGCCATCCTTTGAGACCCATCTAACAACATGCAACAAacctcataaaaataataataacacataAGGGCTGCATAGAAGCATTTAATATATTACTATGTGCATATAAATGTGGTATATTAGTATACAAAAGTGtaagatttaaaatttataattcacCTGATGGCAGCAGCAGAAGCAGCTGCTGTGGTTCCAGAGAAAGAACCAATACCAACCGCCTGCAAGTGAAGTATAAATTTTGACAGAGGACAGAAACACAATCATCATTCCTTACATTTGTGATAGAGAAACAAATTATAAGCATAAGATGACATAGTGAAGGAGCACATAGAATTGCACAAGACTTCATTGCACAATCGCTTAGAAATATTTGACGTAAGCCTCACTGAGTCACTGACATGCACAATGAGACTTTGTGTACTAATAGTAATTACCAAATTCGTAGCTAAGAGCACCAAATGCACACAAACCAaccataaaaattaatcaaatattcACAATGCGAACATTCCtgaggaaaaataaaataaaaccaacaagCATGAGAAAGAATGTCATGCCTTTAGGAGACTTGAAGTGACTATGGTGTGACATATCCATCCAGTCACATTGGTAGGGAACTGTAGTAACATGTACTGCAAATAATCATCTGAGACTGATGCTGCATCACATTGAGAAATATAAGTAAACAAATGGTCACCCTCCAACTTCATCTAATCACTGAAGTTAAAAACTCTAGAAGTTTCTCTATTGAAGTGAAACGTCTACTGAAGTTTTTAATGTTTGTTTCTTCTAGTTTTCTACTCTTGAACTCTGGTGCAAGTGACCCTTAGGTCAGTCTTACTTACTACCGCCGTCCCTACTTATAAGTCTCTTTGGCACTTTTCTCATATATTAAGATAAGTTAATAGTGTAATTAATGTGTATATTTTGGGTATGACTATTACTGAACTACCCTTATAGAATAGATGTGTTCAATTTAACTTTTCATCTTCTAAGACAAACTAGTAGTATTCATTAGAgacatatttgaaaaaaataataataaatgtatctagTAATTAGCATCGGGATATTTAGGgacaatttttttctaaaaagggGTTAGTTATAATTAAGGACAAAGAAGTAAATCATTAGAAATTCATCACCTGTTGGATATTATTTTTGTGGCATCATGTTTTAAAGTATTTCATACCAAAGAAGAATGAAcaatgaaattttcaaaatgaacATGTTGCAATTACAATGTTTATCCTACTTTCTAAAGCTTTGAAGTTTAAATTACTATATATTTCTATAAACTGGAACTCAGATCAATCAGTAAAACCGAGTTTGTGTTTTTCAGTTGTCTACCAatgacaagaagaaaaaaacagaaAAGCTGTTTAACATAATAGATAATTAATAAAAGGAATGTATGTTAATCACCAGGAAAGCCTGCAGGTAGAATAAAATCTTTAATCATCTTTGGAAGCCAGGATAGTCTTTTATCAGGAGAATGGGAAACACCAAACCTGTTTGCCATAGACCTATCCTCCTCAATAAGAATGGTTCGCAACTGCAAATCATCTCCTAATACATATCTGCTCATAAGGGGGAGAAAAGGTCATAGTTGAAATTTGTTTCGGAGAAGAGGTAACAAGAATATTCCAAAAACTCAAGCAAGATTTTAAATTGTGATTGTAGCTGCAGCCACCATTAGTTGCGATCTTTGATAACCGTGGACAAATGCGGACGATGTGGCTACAATTTCATTGGCGAGAAACACAAAAACCTTGATGTTATTGTTCGGTCACAATTGCAGTTACGAACTACAATTTAAAACCTTGGCAACAAGCAAACATGGGCATGACTATTTTCTATTCATAGCTGATGCAAACATTGTTTCTAATGAAGCAATTTTGTATTTCATTTATGTTTTCTACTAATGTGATAATTAATGTGAATTAGTATTCCATAATCTCCTAACTTCACAACAACCACTAGCATTACTGCTAATGCAAAAGCCTTCAAGAATGTGCACTTATAAGAGTCAAAAACATAAACTAAACTTAACTAAGAAATAGAAACCACTTAACATATGGTATAGTTAAGTAAAAACCTCTTAGCAGTACCATTGCTATATCTCTCCACCAATATCACCCGCGATAAGCCTTCGCCTCTaaaacaacacaacaaaatgAGAGTGAGTTAATCGGTACACTGAAACACATCAAAGCATtgttacaaaaacaaaactGAACAGTTCAACTAGTTGAATCATGAACCGGCACTGTGAACAATTCGGTTATTTGAGTGATTCAATTGTGGTTTCTTCTCAATTCGATCTGTTTAAAACCGATGAATCATGACCCAAAGGTCTTAACTCAATGGTTCAATGTCCGGttcagtttttaaaatattgcatCAAAGTCAAAATCTTAGTTTGATTAATTCAAATGAacccttaaaaaaaaattccaaattcaattATTTCCCTGTCTACAACAAATAAGTTGTCTAAATTTTGTTAATCAAAAGGATGCCAATGTAACCAAATGCTTCAATCAGCTACTAAAATTGTCAAAATTTCCTTTCCCCAAATAATTCCACCCCTTTCTTCTCAACAACATTACAAcagataaattatataaattaatcttACCCTTCATAAACTAATAAACTTGATGgtgcaaaaaaaaattaccccataaaaatgcaaattttaaagtttccatttcttaagaaaaaaaacaagCAAAAAGGTTAGTATCAAACCCTCCATTATCATCCTCTTTGAAACTTGAATGTTCAGAAGAACATAAGATTTGAAAACAACGAGGTCTAACTCTCTTCAACTTCAGTGAAGAATTGAATGTACTTGAAGTGAATGATAACAATTGCAAGGTGTGAGACATTGAAACAAATTTAGAAACttctttataattaaattgtgAGAAAGTTGCAAACTTTTAGAAGATTTATTGCTTCTTCTTCTGCAACTTTCTTCACCATTCACCAATATCCAAAGCTGGAAATAGAGAAAGAGCCACGAATCCGGTAGGGTCGGGTCGGTTAATTTGAACCGGAAAATATTTTGTGCTGTAACCCGGGCCATATAATCTTTTGGGCTAATAAAACAGGCATGTCACATATGGAGTTTTGTACCAGACACCCCTCAGTCATGATTAAAAGACTATTTTACCCTTCATCTCATGTataaaaacccaaaaaaaaatttacccacATTTTTTACCAAGtcattcgaaaatttcaaatattcgaTTTTGATTCAACCCATCCCTCGAAGATCTGAAAGATTCAAAACGCAAAAGTAAGTtcattttcgaaactttgcatttatttgaaactttcaaaatgcaTCCCTCGAAGATTTGGAAGATTCGAAACACAAGAACCTTTCGAAAGTTTACTTgaatttgaaatcttcgaaatgcaTCTCtcgaatattttgaaatcttcgaaacaaGAAACTTTCTAAAGTTTCTTGAATGTAGAAAGATTCGAAATGCAAGGGcagtgaaactttcgaaaggcCTGGCAAATGTTCGAAATTGAGGGAAAGTTTCGAAGGTCTTGGGAAAGTTTCAAAatgcatttcgaaaatttggattccttcaaagtttcgaaacatatttttatatattatttataatttttttgaaactaaatgggaaacattatttatatattgtttatatattatcttgggaaacattatttatatattgttacattgattttttattgtttataatttttttaatatttatatatttatatgttgcagTGCCTAGGATGAGAGGTGCCTTCggccaaattattcgcaacATTATAGGTGGTAATAGAGGTGCTGATGGTGCAtagagaattccaccaacagcATCAAATAGACGACGAAACGAAGCAAATCGTCAAATTAGGCATCGTCGTCGAAGACAAGACATCCATGatgatgtccctgagcctcagatagaggaggatgtccctgagcctcagatggaggaggatgtccgtgaacctcagatggaggaggatgtccttgagcctcagatggaggacgatgtccctgagcctcagttggaggaggatgtccctgagcctcagatggaggaggatgtccgtgagcctcagatggaggaggatgtccgtgagcctcagatggaggaggatgtccctgagcctcagatggaaCATGCTGATGATGCTGGATTCCCCGGAGGACCTATGTTGAGACATGTGTTGACACAGTATGAGCACCACGTGGCTCGGCGGCTATgggaaggagaggtatatttcaatttgaggcattttaagtctatttaattcaagtgtttattgaaatatatttattcaattatatatttaattgtttatttaaatttatatatttaaatattaaattaagtttatttaattaattgtttagttaaatttatatataattaattgtttagttaaatttatatataattaatt from Cicer arietinum cultivar CDC Frontier isolate Library 1 chromosome 3, Cicar.CDCFrontier_v2.0, whole genome shotgun sequence encodes:
- the LOC101510878 gene encoding protein root UVB sensitive 5, which gives rise to MSHTLQLLSFTSSTFNSSLKLKRVRPRCFQILCSSEHSSFKEDDNGGGEGLSRVILVERYSNGTAKRYVLGDDLQLRTILIEEDRSMANRFGVSHSPDKRLSWLPKMIKDFILPAGFPASVSDDYLQYMLLQFPTNVTGWICHTIVTSSLLKAVGIGSFSGTTAAASAAAIRWVSKDGIGAVGRLFIGGRFGNLFDDDPKQWRMYADFIGSAGSIFDLTTQLYPAYFLPLASLGNLTKAIARGLKDPSFRVIQNHFAISSNVGEVAAKEEVWEVVAQLVGLGLGILILDTPGLVKSYAVLSSTWLSVRLLHLWLRYESLSVLQFNTINLKRARILVKSHVLHSTVPGCMDCNREEDILAWSQFMKPKIIFGSPLEKMDGMEKSHFMVGALLKLYANEKYILVVNQQLDDLKFYVSFKVGATSISVLRSIWQTFWLSEYWESKGSVCEQLANSLIELENRFDDFIQKLKGAKWDTQQLNLKVPKEISIDDINTF